From Micromonas commoda chromosome 15, complete sequence, one genomic window encodes:
- a CDS encoding predicted protein: MSTETDELRRLETCAAGSYEIGELVARGGFARCVVRHGRGTSVVIVFPFVVAAVACRATARFRAPRADLHRAPASLPTIRSVRACRRADDRGEPLVVKVTSLGRGADGGGGISVAAARRVAAEVRALLALDGTGGAVPSDDDDDDDDDDASRALFPRLHDFYLVTGSPSAPSHPVESHLVTTMCAGSRDLRAYIRAARADRRVGLPESQARFYLVELAAALHAVHTRALLAHGDVKPDNVVVDAITGHILLVDYDLAKPLPNHRQTIAKRPPPNDHRQTAIAKRVVVAGTEAYASPELAAGAAPDAASDWWAFAVVAYELCHGNVPFEPGSGVASTHRVCFPPPTSGGPSPGVSEDMKGMIVAMTRRPVAAATDRLGGWSELVSCGVFVGLERARRGGVPIEEGWVTLPGDAWGTGGSSFPARNDA, encoded by the coding sequence atgtccACCGAGACGGACGAGCTGCGACGGCTGgagacgtgcgccgcgggctcgtacgagatcggcgagctcgtggctcgcggcggtttcGCCAGGTGCGTGGTCCGTCACGGGCGCGGTACATCAGTCGTGATCGTCTTCCCATTCGtagtcgcggcggtggcgtgtCGAGCGACCGCCCGATTCCGAGCTCCCCGCGCTGacctccatcgcgcccccgcgtctCTTCCCACGATCCGCAGCGTCCGCGCGtgtcgacgcgcggacgaccgcggcgagccgctCGTCGTCAAGGTGACGTCCCTGGGGCGCGgagccgacggcgggggcgggatctcggtcgccgccgcccggcgcgtcgccgcggaggtgcgggcgctcctcgcgctcgacggcaccggcggcgccgtcccatcggacgacgacgacgacgacgacgacgacgacgcgtcgcgcgcgctcttCCCGCGCCTCCACGATTTCTACCTCGTGACGGGGTCCCCGTCGGCCCCTTCCCACCCGGTGGAATCGCACCTCGTCACCACAATGTGCGCCGGCAGCCGCGACCTCCGCGCGTAcattcgcgccgcgcgcgccgaccgccgcgtcggcctGCCGGAGTCGCAGGCGCGGTTCTACCTcgtggagctcgcggcggcgctccacgcggtgcacacgcgcgcgttactcgcgcacggcgacgtcaagCCCgacaacgtcgtcgtcgacgcgatcaCCGGACACATCTTACTCGTCGACTACGACCTCGCCAAACCGTTGCCAAACCATCGCCAAACGATCGCCAAACGACCGCCGCCAAACGACCATCGCCAAACGGCCATCGCCAaacgagtcgtcgtcgccgggacggaggcgtacgcgtcgccggagctcgccgccggcgccgctcccgacgccgcgtccgactGGTGGgcgttcgccgtcgtggCGTACGAGCTGTGCCACGGGAACGTCCCCTTCGAAcccggctccggcgtcgctTCCACCCACCGCGTGTGTTTCCCCCCGCCGACCAGTGgcgggccgtcgccgggggtgTCGGAGGATATGAAGGGGATGATCGTCGCGATGACGCGGcggcccgtcgcggcggcgacggatcggTTGGGCGGTTGGAGCGAGTTGGTTTCGTGTGGGGTGTTCGTTGGGTTGgaacgggcgcgacggggcggggtGCCGATTGAGGAGGGGTGGGTGACTCTGCCGGGGGACGCGTGGGGGACGGGCGGGTCTTCCTTTCCGGCACGGAACGACGCTTGA
- a CDS encoding predicted protein: protein MIKLFLLLTINSAVIPLLVFADIPKLKFVPYLFEGPYKDFSVGWYQDVGQLISTTLLINGLVYPMSALSKGLTPKITRGCLAPFAATQRALNALYEGVEFPLSERYAQLMQMVFTGMVFSSGMPCLLPVAAMFCFIAYYEGKYTILRASRMPPSYDETMAKIFWSVMPACAWIKILLSTWMFSYEHVPSYVNDGALDPATSPISSGSQFNFKTRLDRSNAAICVLVLVMLVVFKILNVYRKGLRAFFARVFPKGLVEEEEEEVSMTPELSIARSDGIMKGLTTFLVQENPEYNEIVPSSATKSCGGPNGSVPEWEAAFAEADREESEAEAERQRKANERASRSLFGASDVQAEAAGEMPDAMKKRLKKDKNKSPGAERVPRRKNSQVAPLSGMDAGDDVVDFGDDDYYSRGRRAVGEAFEGVTGGGLSAAMAMQPEGDVEAGMDAEEEEEERRRRRKERKREKKERERADRV from the coding sequence ATGATCAAGCTCTTCCTGCTGTTGACGATTAACAGCGCGGTGATCCCGCTGCTCGTGTTCGCGGACATTCCCAAGCTGAAGTTTGTGCCGTACCTGTTCGAGGGACCGTACAAGGATTTCTCCGTGGGGTGGTACCAGGACGTCGGGCAGCTCATCAGCACCACCCTGCTCATCAACGGCCTGGTGTACCCGATGTCGGCGCTGAGCAAAGGCTTGACTCCCAAGATCACCCGCGGGTGCTTGGctccgttcgccgcgacgcaacGCGCGCTCAACGCCCTgtacgagggcgtcgagttCCCGCTGTCCGAGCGGTACGCGCAGCTGATGCAGATGGTGTTCACCGGCATGGTGTTCAGCAGCGGCATGCCGTGTCTGTTACCAGTCGCGGCTATGTTTTGCTTCATCGCGTATTACGAGGGCAAGTACACGATACTGCGCGCCAGTCGGATGCCGCCGAGCTACGACGAGACCATGGCGAAGATCTTCTGGTCCGTCATgcccgcgtgcgcgtggatCAAGATCTTACTCTCCACCTGGATGTTCTCGTACGAGCACGTGCCGAGCTACGTGAACGACGGAGCCCTGGATCCGGCGACGAGTCCAATCAGCTCGGGGTCGCAGTTCAACTTCAAGACTCGGCTCGACAGGAGCAACGCGGCGATctgcgtcctcgtcctcgtcatgCTCGTCGTCTTCAAGATACTCAACGTCTACCGCAAGGGCCTCAGGGCGTTCTTCGCGAGGGTGTTCCCCAAGGGGctggtcgaggaggaggaggaggaggtgagcATGACGCCCGAGCTGTCCATCGCTCGGAGCGACGGGATCATGAAGGGTCTCACCACTTTCCTCGTGCAGGAGAACCCTGAGTACAACGAGATCGtcccgtcctcggcgaccaAATCGTGCGGCGGGCCCAACGGGAGCGTTCCCGAGTgggaggcggcgttcgccgaggcggaccgCGAGGAgtccgaggctgaggctgagaGGCAGCGCAAGGCGAACgagcgggcgtcgaggtctctgttcggcgcgagcgacgttcaggcggaggcggcgggcgagatGCCGGACGCGATGAAGAAGCGGCTCAAGAAGGACAAGAACAAgtcgccgggcgccgagagggtgccgaggaggaagaacTCGCAGGTGGCGCCGCTCAGCGGgatggacgccggcgacgacgtcgtggactttggcgacgacgactactactcgcgagggaggagggcggTTGGCGAAGCCTTCGagggcgtcaccggcggcggcttatccgcggcgatggcgatgcaGCCCGAGGGGGACGTGGAGGCTgggatggacgcggaggaggaggaggaggagagaaggaggaggaggaaggagCGCAAGcgggagaagaaggagcgcgagcgagccgaCCGCGTCTAA
- a CDS encoding predicted protein has translation MFGVQQHNAPGHVLCCMCGVGMPPNPAGMCVDCIRSQVDITDGIQKQCTVLYCNQCARYLQPPRHWIRADLESKELLTFCIKRVKGLGKVKLTDAGFIWTEPHSKRLKIKLTVQKEVLNGAILQQTFVVEFVVEWHMCDACSRAAANADQWTACVQVRQKVEHKRTFLFLEQLILKHGMEANTIGIKSQPDGLDFYYGSRSHGLKLLDFLQQVVPVRARHDKQLVSHDANNNTYNYQYTFMVEIVPVCKEDIVCLPHKVSLGLGGVGPIMLVTRVGASFQLTDPSTLRQIWVAADQYYRSPYKPIGSAKMMTEYIVLDIEPADMGRQRAGKYLLADVQVARLADFGVNDVILHAKTHLGHHLNPGDTAFGYDLASLQIVDPELEKYKHGVQLPDVLLVKKSYQEKRRRRRQKGVGRGWKLQRMDIAEEEAAGGAKGAREEERRANDEELFMQELEEDEDVRAQVQIFRDAAAQPRAAAATNDDEDDDDDDVPEVPIECLLDELSLNRRVDPDVGGGGGDEYDEDDGDEYEEGEEDEEMAD, from the exons ATGTTCGGAGTTCAGCAGCACAACGCCCCCGGGCACGTGCTGTGCTGCAtgtgcggcgtcggcatgCCCCCCAACCCGGCGGGCATGTGCGTCGACTGCATCCGCTCGCAG GTTGACATCACGGACGGTATTCAGAAGCAGTGCACGGTGCTGTACTGCAACCAGTGCGCCAGGTACctgcagccgccgcggcactGGATccgcgcggacctcgagTCGAAGGAGCTCCTCACGTTCTGCATCAAGCGCGTCAAGGGCCTGGGCAAGGTGAAGCTCACGGACGCGGGTTTCATATGGACGGAGCCCCACAGCAAGCGCCTGAAGATCAAGCTCACGGTCCAGAAGGAAGTGCTGAACGGCGCCATCTTGCAGCAGAccttcgtcgtcgagttTGTCGTCGAGTGGCACATGTGCGACGCGTGCTCGAGAGCCGCGGCCAACGCCGATCAGTGGACCGCGTGCGTGCAGGTGCGACAGAAGGTTGAGCACAAGCGGACGTTCCTCTTCTTGGAACAGCTCATCCTGAAGCACGGCATGGAGGCCAACACCATCGGGATCAAGTCCCAGCCCGACGGCCTGGACTTTTACTACGGCTCCCGATCGCACGGTTTGAAGCTGCTCGACTTTTTGCAGCAAGTCGTGCCCGTTCGCGCGAGGCACGACAAGCAGCTCGTGAGCCACGACGCCAACAACAACACGTACAACTACCAGTACACGTTCATGGTCGAGATCGTGCCCGTGTGCAAGGAGGATATCGTGTGCCTTCCGCACAAGGTGtccctcgggctcggcggcgtagGGCCAATCATGCTCGTCACCAGGGTCGGAGCGTCGTTCCAGCTCACCGATCCGTCGACGCTGCGGCAGATctgggtcgccgcggaccagTACTACAGGTCCCCGTACAAGCCCATCGGCTCCGCGAAGATGATGACGGAGTACATCGTCCTGGACATCGAACCCGCGGACATGGGCCGGCAACGCGCGGGGAAgtacctcctcgccgacgttcAGGTTGCCAGGTTGGCGGATTTCGGCGTCAACGACGTCATCCTGCACGCCAAGACGCACTTGGGCCACCACCTCAACCCCGGGGACACCGCGTTCGGTTACGACCTCGCGTCCCTGCAGATCGTGGACCCGGAGCTGGAGAAGTACAAGCACGGCGTTCAGCTCCCGGACGTGCTGCTGGTGAAGAAGAGCTACCAGgagaagcggcggcggcggcggcagaaGGGCGTCGGTCGAGGGTGGAAGCTCCAGCGCATGGacatcgcggaggaggaggcggcgggcggggcgaagGGTGcacgggaggaggagcgcagggccaacgacgaggagctgtTCATGCaggagctggaggaggacgaggacgtccgaGCGCAGGTTCAGATTTtcagggacgccgccgcgcagcctcgcgccgccgccgcgacaaacgacgacgaagacgacgacgacgacgacgtgcccgAGGTTCCCATCGAGTGTCTCCTGGACGAGCTCTCGCTCAACAGACGGGTCGACCctgacgtcggcggcggcggcggcgacgagtacgacgaggacgacggggacgagtacgaagagggcgaggaggacgaggagatggCGGATTGA
- a CDS encoding predicted protein encodes MTEVVQPVDIAPPPVNALVRGELAEFIDYQSFTQDTTDREDHSFCGVFFDLSPSDELPLSYVEVTSIWVRGDLGPCTIWTTPDGHGGVPGPNRPNSKVYEQDAWRCVYERDHGPSFDEFVEMRFDEPVRLERGKRTGFYVHSKAQGDRAVVYDDQRYGTRGVVDDGRLVIWPAVAHLSCRPFGRRAPWGGNALRANRLFVGRVAYGVRWLLWQPEPQCHVRFPAGFRRAVETMVLCARQPGCELSRLGDEVIFYIMNKCGWDWFGENMTADGPSFEERKAAEQEAYRAREREERRTALRQMFGEGMSDQEVENLMEQVDDNPNLNYMLLNYLMYGDQDDDDDDDGGEDEEAEWDPDDDDEEEDEEDEEDEAEWALNADSSGSDDDSDDRSEDFEDADGGDEDEDGDGEEPASMDDDA; translated from the exons ATGACCGAGGTCGTCCAGCCCGTGGATATAGCCCCACCGCCCGTCAACGCGCTCGTGCGG GGCGAACTCGCCGAGTTCATCGACTACCAGTCCTTCACGCAGGACACCACGGATCGCGAGGACCACAGCTTCTGCGGCGTCTTCTTCGACCTCTCCCCATCCGACGAGCTCCCCTTGTCGTACGTCGAGGTGACGTCCATAtgggtccgcggcgacctcggaCCGTGCACGATATGGACCACCCCcgacggccacggcggcgtgcccGGTCCGAACAGGCCGAACAGTAAGGTGTACGAACAGGACGCGTGGAGGTGCGTGTACGAGCGCGACCACGGCCCATCCTTCGACGAGTTCGTCGAGATGCGATTCGACGAGCCCGTGCGGTTGGAACGAGGCAAACGGACGGGTTTTTACGTCCACAGCAAGGCCcagggcgaccgcgcggtggtGTACGACGACCAGAGGTACGGCACGCggggcgtcgtggacgacgggAGGCTGGTGATCtggcccgcggtggcgcaccTGTCGTGTCGACCGTTCGGCAGGCGAGCGCCTTGGGGCGGCAACGCTCTACGTGCCAACCGGCTCTTCGTGGGACGAGTCGCGTACGGCGTGCGTTGGCTGCTGTGGCAACCGGAGCCGCAGTGCCACGTACGGTTTCCCGCGGGGTtccggcgcgcggtggagacgaTGGTGCTGTGCGCGAGGCAGCCCGGGTGCGAGCTGAGCCGGCTGGGCGACGAGGTCATCTTTTACATCATGAACAAGTGCGGCTGGGACTGGTTCGGGGAGAACATGACGGCGGACGGGCCGTCGTTCGAGGAGAGGAAGGCTGCGGAGCAGGAGGCGTAccgggcgcgcgagcgagaggAGCGGCGCACCGCGCTGAGGCAGATGTTCGGCGAGGGGATGTCCGACCAGGAGGTCGAGAACCTGATGGAGCAGGTGGACGATAACCCAAACTTGAACTACATGCTGCTCAACTATCTCATGTACGGAGAccaagacgacgacgacgacgacgacggcggcgaggatgaggaggcaGAGTGGGAccctgacgacgacgacgaggaggaggacgaggaggacgaggaggacgaggcaGAGTGGGCCCTGAACGCCGACAGTTccggctcggacgacgactctGACGATCGTTCCGAGGActtcgaggacgccgacggcggcgacgaggacgaggacggggacggggaggaacCCGCCtccatggacgacgacgcgtga
- a CDS encoding predicted protein, with the protein MHAGSLLLGASTLRGLPPGASSPRDVPVRSVRALAHPRAASVDDASTSSDVATGLGARSSRGDSTGRKGSFTPFIGRRPGSSAQTSSRPALETASTAASTSAPSWKDEPAIGPLGIERAHLPRHVAVIMDGNARWASERGVAVATGHEAGVDTLRTIVRCCGAWDVAALTVYAFSHENWRRSRSEVEHLMSLLERTLVAELPSLVDEGVRVTVMGDMGMIDANLRAAINDAVDATRRNTKLRLNVALSYGARQDIVNAARLLATEAAAGLIDPEDITEDVLGEHLASRTLPAEVREPDLLVRPGGERRVSNFLLWELAYTELYFADRMWPDFGERDFREALAWYAGRQRRFGSRG; encoded by the coding sequence ATGCACGCGGGTTCGTTGCTGCTCGGAGCGTCGACGCTCCGGGGTCTTCCtcccggggcgtcgtccccgcgcgatGTCCCGGTTCGGTcggtccgcgcgctcgcacatccgcgcgccgcgtccgtcgacgacgcctcgacgtcctccgacgtcgcgacggggctGGGCGCGAGATCTTCGCGGGGCGATTCGACGGGTAGGAAAGGGTCCTTCACGCCCTTCATCGGACGACGGCCGGGATCGTCCGCGCAAACTTCGAGCCggcccgcgctcgagacggcgtccaccgccgcgtccacgtccgcgccgtcgtggaAGGACGAGCCGGCGATAGGACCGCTCGGCATCGAACGCGCGCACCTTCCCCggcacgtcgccgtcatcATGGACGGCAAcgcgcggtgggcgtcggagcgcggcgtcgccgtcgcgacgggccaCGAGGCGGGCGTGGACACCCTGCGCACGATAGTCAGATGCTGCGGCGCgtgggacgtcgccgcgctcacggTGTACGCCTTCTCGCACGAGAACTGGCGCAGGTCGAGGAGCGAAGTGGAGCACCTCATGTCGCTGCTCGAGCGaacgctcgtcgccgagctcccgtcgctcgtcgacgagggcgtccggGTGACGGTCATGGGGGACATGGGGATGATCGATGCGAACCTTCGCGCCGCCAtcaacgacgccgtcgatgccaCCAGACGAAACACCAAGCTGAGGCTCAACGTCGCGCTCTCCTACGGAGCCAGGCAGGACATcgtcaacgcggcgcgcctcctcgcgacggaagccgccgcggggttgaTCGACCCGGAGGACATCACGgaggacgtcctcggcgagcacctcgcgtcgaggacgttACCGGCGGAGGTGCGCGAGCCCGACTTGCTCGTCAGGCCCGGCGGGGAACGACGGGTGTCCAATTTTTTGCTGTGGGAACTGGCGTACACGGAGCTTTATTTCGCGGATCGAATGTGGCCGGACTTTGGGGAGCGGGACTTtcgcgaggcgctggcgtGGTACGCGGGGCGGCAGCGAAGGTTCGGGAGCAGGGGATAG
- a CDS encoding DNA methyltransferase has translation MAAMSASGAAAAARCGASILTPRRARRLVQLVRAATAAGGDVEVGTAAERETYLEIASRPSRFQESQWGPEDVCVVLLEAMRVQWNHGYPSTPRGYPRTTHGFHEYPAGMQAAAADRILDVLPGNSLLDPFAGGGTSLVVGMSKGRETFGVDVSPLAAFVATHRTWRPAPGAEEETFEWMRATADAALDGLDAAAVASREEESSPTTGLEPETSSGSTSEEPPTTKTGAKRGGGVPRAWLAIRRSLRTALESPTGIEAPPPGLGGTTPEGALWFCLSVALQRSQKGRGKKRHKRGYKNQRRKTRAETENAFKSQLATEAELDAAASFRKCVDEYCDRVNELCACVPVGTPPPVIVNGDVRTLPEASGGGQLPAGSIAAALTSPPYPGVYDYLSFARKVRAGSGAALMADGDGSRSPGTDDGSRSPGNGSGSDADSDRHGSLRYFATAVPGDRTWPDEWNVGEFGSRRELRRDPRAFKEAWQEDQTRWIDVVANALAPGGRVAIMIGDGANVDTRVSTIDAGVKCGLTHVASVSMALTHETAEGLVWNAARREHLVLLEKPRDR, from the coding sequence atggcggcgatgtccgcatccggcgcggcggcggccgcgcgatGCGGCGCGTCTATCCTGacaccccgtcgcgcgcgccgcctcgtccagctgGTCCGCgctgcgacggcggcgggaggcgacgtcgaggttgggaccgccgccgagcgagagACGTACCTCGAgatcgcctcgcgcccttcgcggttCCAGGAGTCGCAGTGGGGCCCCGAGGACGTCTGCGTGGTGTTGCTCGAGGCCATGCGGGTCCAGTGGAACCACGGATACCCGtccaccccgcgcgggtACCCCCGAACGACGCACGGCTTCCACGAGTACCCGGCCGGCAtgcaggccgccgccgccgaccgcatcctcgacgtcctccccggAAACTCCCTCCTCGATCCCTTCGCCGGCGGAGGCACCAGCCTCGTCGTGGGCATGAGCAAAGGCCGCGAGACgttcggcgtggacgtcagcccgctcgccgcgttcgtggcGACGCACAGGACGTGGAGGCCCGccccgggcgccgaggaggaaacCTTCGAGTGGATGAGGGCGACGGCTGATGCGGCGTTGGACGGCCTCGAcgcagccgccgtcgcctcgcgtgAAGAGGAAAGTTCGCCCACGACGGGACTCGAACCCGAGACGTCATCAGGATCAACCTCGGAAGAACCGCCCACAACGAAGACCGGCGCGaagaggggcggcggcgtcccgaGGGCGTGGCTCGCGATTCGCCGTTCGCTGCGAACGGCGCTCGAGTCGCCGACCGGTATcgaagcgccgccgccgggcctCGGCGGGACCACCCCGGAGGGCGCGCTCTGGTTTTGcctctccgtcgcgctccagcgcTCGCAGAAGGGCCGCGGGAAGAAGAGGCATAAGAGGGGGTACAAGAACCAGCGGCGCAAAACGCGGGCGGAGACGGAAAACGCGTTCAAGTCACAGCTAGCGACGGAGGCCGAGTTagacgccgcggcttcgttTCGAAAGTGCGTGGACGAGTACTGCGACAGGGTGAACGAACTCTGCGCGTGCGTCCCGGtggggacgccgccgccggtgatcGTCAACGGGGACGTCCGGACTCTTCCGGAAGCTTCCGGAGGGGGCCAGCTTCCGGCGgggtcgatcgccgcggcgctgacgagTCCGCCGTATCCGGGCGTCTACGACTACCTCTCGTTCGCGAGGAAGGTTCGCGCGggcagcggcgccgcgctgatggCGGACGGAGACGGTTCGCGTTCCCCCGGGACCGACGACGGTTCGCGTTCCCCTGGAaacggctccggctccgacgccgactcgGACAGGCACGGATCTCTTCGGTAtttcgccaccgccgtgcCCGGCGACAGGACGTGGCCGGACGAGTGGAACGTCGGAGAGTTCGGGTcccggcgcgagctgcgccgtgacccgcgcgcgttcaaGGAGGCGTGGCAGGAGGACCAGACGCGCTGGATCGACGTGGTGgccaacgcgctcgcgccggggggcAGAGTCGCGATCATGATTGGCGACGGCGCAAACGTCGACACCCGCGTCAGCaccatcgacgcgggcgttAAGTGCGGGCTTacgcacgtcgcgagcgtGTCCATGGCGCTGACGCACGAGACGGCGGAGGGTCTAGTgtggaacgcggcgcggcgggagcatCTCGTGCTCCTGGAGAAGCCGCGCGATCGATGA
- a CDS encoding hypothetical protein (expressed; conserved uncharacterized protein), with protein MMRGSDARRKPAVTQPISGHGYGAASRARRGGEAEAASSPCDENVALEMHRDDRWTKHLCASTATRVLLAMALFGIIGTLLPVFAMRLGVRVPQVAKTGPRRHAFTAVGLGDGRDHAARGVSTFSGRGVAGLGAYGGETSLIGTPLKPCSGPDQAEATGWDRSGSCAWDPTDSGYHEVCVRMDERFLANSASVDGNDLSSVVGHGEHWCVCAWAFASAVDRDPTGMEGLQLMCEESNAKLRDVYQHYIDAGEGLTGPTGNSYGPTEALNAVNRLCPEPDANWDVIAQSGLMAV; from the exons ATGATGCGCGGATCGGACGCCCGGCGTAAACCCGCCGTGACGCAGCCGATTTCCGGCCACGGCTACGGCgcggcctcgcgcgcgcggcgcggcggcgaggccgaggcggcgtcatcgccgtgTGACGAAAACGTGGCGCTCGAGATgcaccgcgacgaccgctGGACGAAGCACTTgtgcgcctccaccgccacgcGCGTGCTCCTCGCCATGGCGCTCTTCGGCATCATCGGCACCCTGCTCCCCGTGTTCGCCATGCGACTGGGCGTTCGGGTCCCGCAAGTCGCCAAGACCGGCCCGAGGCGGcacgcgttcaccgccgtcggcctcggcgacgggcgagatcacgccgcgaggggtGTTTCAACCTTCtcgggtcgcggcgtcgccgggctcggcgcgtACGGCGGGGAGACGTCGCTCATCGGCACGCCCCTGAAGCCGTGCTCGGGGCCGGaccaggcggaggcgacggggtgGGACAGGAGCGGAAGCTGCGCTTGGGACCCGACCGACTCGGGCTACCACGAG gTTTGCGTCCGGATGGACGAGCGGTTCCTCGCCAACAGCGCGTCGGTGGACGGCAACGACCTGTCCTCCGTCGTGGGCCACGGCGAGCACTGGTGCGTGTGCGCGTGGGcgttcgccagcgccgtGGACAGGGATCCCACCGGCATGGAAGGCTTGCAACTCATGTGCGAGGAGAGCAACGCGAAACTCCGGGACGTGTACCAGCACTacatcgacgccggggagggACTGACGGGCCCGACGGGGAACTCGTACGGGCCCACGGAGGCGCTCAACGCCGTCAACAGGCTGTgccccgagcccgacgccaactgggacgtcatcgcgcagTCGGGTCTCATGGCTGTGTGA
- the PYR gene encoding dihydropryrimidine dehydrogenase (contains IMP dehydrogenase/GMP reductase domain; expressed): MSPTAAVARRGARALAASITRLGFAPAHASSRRGLASTRPDAHLARSSSPSSSSPGSGPPRFAALLGTAAASAGAYAFLLDDEQSSAAQFKLFEYLAPAMRLMDPETAHNVGIELLARGVAPVETRRDPPALAVDAWGLRFANPIGLAAGFDKDAKAFPALGAMGFGFVEIGSVTPKPQPGNPKPRVFRLRELGAVINRYGFNSEGHEPARARLEAYRADTRATQSEFDATPVTPVTPEGAGVPRRLAERGAPVGVNLGKNKLTPEAAAADDYALGVRALGHTADYIVVNISSPNTPGLRALQGKAHLKGLLRKVLAARDESALKSRTGGGQTHAHKPPVLLKIAPDLTDGDIKDVVAAATSCAVDGIIVSNTTIARPEDVAAHARGGEAGGLSGKPLMDPSTEVLFRVYQLTGGKIPLVGCGGVASGRDAYEKIRAGASLVQMYTAFAYAGPALVPAMKAELAACLREDGYESVAEAIGAAHRKGGR, encoded by the coding sequence ATGTCTCCAACCGCGGCAGTCGCGCGCaggggcgctcgcgccctcgcggcgagcatcaCCCGCCTCGggttcgcccccgcgcacgcgtcgtcgcgtcgcggcctcGCCTCCACTCGCCCCGACGCCCAcctcgcgcgatcgtcctCCCCGTCATCCTCATCCCCAGGATCGGGCCCTCCCAGGTTCGCCGCGTTgctcggcaccgccgccgcgtccgcgggcgcgtacgcgttcctcctcgacgacgagcagagcagcgcggcgcagtTCAAGCTCTTCGAGTACCTCGCCCCTGCGATGCGCTTGATGGACCCGGAGACCGCGCACAACGTCGGCATCGAACTcctggcgcgcggcgtcgcgcccgtggaGACCAGGCGCGatccccccgcgctcgcggtcgacgcgtggGGTCTGCGGTTCGCGAACCCGATCGGTCTGGCCGCGGGGTTCGAcaaggacgccaaggcgttccccgcgctgggcgccATGGGCTTCGGGTTCGTCGAGATCGGAAGCGTCACGCCCAAGCCGCAGCCCGGTAACCCCAAGCCGAGGGTGTTCCGACTTCGGGAACTAGGCGCGGTGATCAATCGGTACGGCTTCAACTCAGAGGGACAcgaaccggcgcgggcgcggctggAGGCGTACCGCGCCgacacccgcgcgacgcagagcgagttcgacgcgacgcccgtaACGCCCGTAAcgcccgagggcgccggggttccgcgtcggctcgccgagcggggcgcgcccgtcggcgtTAACCTGGGCAAGAACAAGCTCacgccggaggcggcggcggcggacgattacgcgctcggcgtgcgcgcgttGGGTCACACCGCCGACTACATCGTGGTGAACATCTCGTCCCCCAACACCCCGGGGTTGCGAGCCCTGCAGGGCAAGGCGCACCTCAAGGGCTTGCTGCGTAAAGTGCTCGCCGCCAGAGACGAGTCGGCGCTAAAGTCGAGGACGGGCGGGGGGCAAACGCACGCGCACAAGCCCCCGGTGCTCCTGAAGATCGCCCCCGAcctcaccgacggcgacatcaaggacgtcgtcgccgccgcgacgtcgtgcgcggtCGACGGCATCATCGTCAGCAACACCACGATCGCCAGgccggaggacgtcgcggctcACGCCAGGGGCGGCGAAGCCGGCGGGCTCTCGGGGAAGCCGCTCATGGACCCCAGCACCGAGGTCCTCTTCCGGGTGTATCAGCTCACCGGAGGTAAGATCCCGCTCGTTGGGTGCGGCGGGGTGGCGAGCGGGCGGGACGCGTACGAGAAGATCAGGGCGGGCGCCAGTCTGGTGCAGATGTACACGGCGTTCGCGTACGCGGGCCCGGCGCTGGTGCCGGCGATGAAGGCGGAGCTGGCGGCGTGCCTGCGAGAGGACGGGTACGAATccgtggcggaggcgataGGCGCGGCGCATAGGAAGGGAGGGCGGTGA